In Candidatus Methanosuratincola sp., the following proteins share a genomic window:
- the moaC gene encoding cyclic pyranopterin monophosphate synthase MoaC, whose product MSVKMVDVGDKPPILRVAVAGGSIKLKAKTIGLIKTNSVEKGDVLAVARVAAIQAVKRTSEIIPLCHPIPVDHVSVDFAVGSECVECTVRVRAVAKTGVEMEALCGVSAALLTIWDMTKKYEKDEKGQYPETFISEIRVLNKYKGE is encoded by the coding sequence ATGAGCGTCAAGATGGTCGATGTGGGGGATAAGCCTCCGATCCTGAGGGTTGCTGTTGCGGGCGGTTCGATAAAGCTCAAGGCAAAGACCATCGGCCTTATCAAAACCAACTCGGTTGAGAAGGGGGACGTCCTGGCCGTTGCGAGGGTGGCTGCGATCCAGGCAGTCAAGAGGACCTCCGAGATCATACCGCTCTGCCACCCGATACCTGTCGATCACGTCTCTGTCGATTTCGCCGTCGGTTCAGAATGCGTCGAATGCACCGTTCGGGTAAGGGCAGTTGCCAAGACCGGGGTAGAGATGGAGGCCCTGTGCGGAGTTTCTGCTGCCCTGCTCACGATCTGGGACATGACGAAGAAGTACGAGAAGGACGAAAAAGGGCAATACCCAGAGACATTTATCAGTGAGATCCGCGTCCTCAACAAGTATAAGGGGGAATAG
- a CDS encoding winged helix-turn-helix domain-containing protein, with protein sequence MAVEEIFSSKGRVKVLKALAESGEMNISEITRRTKLNHTTTSAHLEELCKIGVIEEKRFGRVRIFKFKKEDPRGWAIKTLFDSFSKRGQKP encoded by the coding sequence ATGGCTGTTGAAGAAATATTCTCTTCAAAGGGTAGGGTGAAGGTCTTGAAGGCGCTCGCGGAGAGCGGGGAGATGAACATATCCGAGATCACCAGAAGGACAAAGCTGAACCACACTACGACCTCCGCACACCTCGAGGAGCTCTGCAAGATAGGGGTGATAGAGGAGAAGAGGTTCGGCAGGGTCAGGATATTCAAGTTCAAGAAGGAAGACCCCCGCGGCTGGGCGATCAAGACCCTCTTCGACTCGTTCTCAAAGCGGGGTCAGAAACCATGA
- a CDS encoding ORC1-type DNA replication protein, which yields MAYEIISGEIGRPSVFKDESKLFPDHVPMNLVHREPQLRSLSRVFRAILETPGAVSQKVTLVGDVGVGKTAVAKRFGSTLESIAKERGIDLRYVHVNCYKDRTLFLVVKKVAQHIIPAIPDRGFSAQELFETLWKTLEDEGIYLLLALDEIDFLISVAGEKEAPLYFLSRATDEYLNRKQRMSLILITRKLDFISGLDKSVQSTLLHNVVRFENYSAAQLYDIIRLRALEAFKEGVIDDELLLMISDMASPRGDARYALELLWRAGKYADSEVTHKVLPEHVRKAQLDVSQFPMQIVLELPLHERLFLLSVAKALKRTKSAYVTMGEVESAYRVLCEDMKLEARKHTQFWEYLQNLKNLGILYTKISGAGFRGKTTLIGMLNLSVEAVEKNLSAVLK from the coding sequence TTGGCATACGAGATAATCTCCGGCGAGATCGGGCGCCCCAGCGTCTTCAAGGACGAGTCCAAGCTCTTCCCTGACCACGTCCCTATGAACCTAGTCCACCGGGAACCACAGCTAAGGTCCTTGAGCAGGGTTTTCAGGGCAATACTTGAAACTCCTGGGGCTGTTTCGCAGAAGGTCACCCTCGTTGGAGACGTTGGCGTAGGAAAGACTGCAGTGGCGAAGCGGTTCGGCTCGACCCTCGAGTCCATAGCAAAGGAGAGGGGCATCGACCTCAGGTACGTACACGTCAACTGCTACAAGGACAGGACGCTCTTCCTCGTCGTGAAAAAAGTGGCGCAGCACATCATACCGGCGATTCCGGACAGGGGTTTCTCCGCGCAGGAGCTGTTCGAGACCCTCTGGAAGACGCTCGAGGACGAGGGCATCTACCTGCTGCTTGCACTCGACGAGATCGACTTTCTGATCTCCGTCGCAGGAGAGAAAGAGGCCCCGCTCTACTTCCTCTCGAGGGCGACTGACGAGTACCTAAACCGGAAGCAGCGGATGAGCCTCATCCTCATCACCAGAAAACTGGACTTCATTTCCGGTCTGGATAAGAGCGTCCAGAGCACGCTCCTGCACAATGTCGTAAGGTTTGAGAACTATTCTGCCGCCCAACTGTACGACATAATCCGGCTCAGGGCTCTGGAGGCCTTCAAGGAAGGGGTAATCGACGACGAGTTGCTTCTCATGATCTCTGACATGGCCTCACCCCGGGGGGATGCGCGGTATGCACTCGAGCTCCTCTGGCGGGCGGGCAAGTACGCCGATTCCGAGGTCACTCACAAGGTGCTGCCAGAGCACGTGAGAAAAGCCCAGCTCGACGTCTCGCAGTTCCCAATGCAGATAGTCTTGGAGCTGCCCCTCCACGAGAGGCTCTTCCTCCTCTCCGTTGCGAAGGCACTGAAGAGGACCAAATCTGCCTACGTCACGATGGGGGAGGTCGAGTCCGCTTACCGCGTGCTCTGCGAGGACATGAAACTCGAGGCAAGGAAGCATACGCAGTTCTGGGAGTACCTCCAGAACCTGAAGAACCTTGGGATACTGTACACGAAGATATCCGGCGCAGGCTTCAGGGGGAAAACAACGCTAATAGGGATGTTGAATCTTTCCGTTGAGGCTGTAGAGAAGAACCTCTCGGCGGTGTTGAAGTGA
- a CDS encoding AIR synthase family protein, which yields MSKMYIGKIPNSVLKRIVLSQLGVSDPDVLAGPGIGEDAAVIRHGGGKLAFKSDPITGSVEEVGVLAVYVNANDIASRGAVPRWFLGCILLPPGSNEFDLEKICKQIDSAAKELGIAVVGGHTEVTDGTTRPIVVGSMIGVTKNSRFITTGGSSPGDAVYMTKSAGIEGTVILSSDPRIAETFGDDFVKRCKSLLPKVNVVSECMLLADQEAVTSIHDVTEGGILGCAWEIAEASSSGILIDLSSVRVLDETRALCAELDLDPFRLMGSGSVLFTVRAGGEALVEKALSDGGIPHSRIGIIRGMGEGRQFRDLDGRLFSLPPPGSDELWRARAKG from the coding sequence ATGAGCAAGATGTACATCGGGAAGATCCCGAACTCGGTTCTGAAGAGAATCGTCCTAAGTCAGCTCGGGGTGAGCGATCCCGATGTGCTGGCGGGACCGGGCATCGGCGAAGACGCTGCAGTAATAAGGCATGGCGGCGGAAAATTGGCATTCAAGTCGGACCCGATAACAGGATCAGTCGAGGAAGTGGGCGTGCTTGCAGTCTACGTCAATGCGAACGACATCGCCTCGAGGGGGGCAGTCCCGAGGTGGTTCTTGGGCTGCATCCTCCTTCCACCAGGGAGTAACGAGTTCGATCTCGAGAAGATATGCAAGCAGATCGACTCAGCGGCAAAGGAGCTCGGCATCGCAGTTGTAGGGGGCCACACCGAGGTCACAGACGGCACGACCCGCCCAATAGTGGTCGGCTCAATGATCGGCGTCACAAAGAACAGCAGGTTCATAACCACAGGGGGCTCTTCGCCTGGGGATGCAGTGTACATGACAAAGTCCGCTGGGATTGAGGGCACGGTGATATTGTCTTCAGACCCAAGGATCGCAGAGACCTTTGGAGACGATTTTGTGAAGAGGTGCAAGTCACTGCTGCCGAAAGTGAACGTCGTTAGCGAGTGTATGCTGCTCGCCGACCAGGAGGCGGTGACCTCGATTCACGACGTCACCGAAGGCGGAATACTCGGTTGCGCTTGGGAGATCGCTGAAGCCTCCTCCTCAGGAATCCTCATCGACCTCTCCTCCGTCAGGGTGCTTGATGAGACACGCGCACTTTGCGCGGAACTCGACTTGGATCCGTTCAGGCTGATGGGTTCAGGGTCGGTCCTGTTTACCGTAAGGGCTGGAGGCGAGGCTTTGGTTGAGAAGGCACTCTCGGATGGAGGGATCCCGCATTCGCGAATCGGGATTATTAGGGGGATGGGCGAGGGCAGGCAGTTCAGGGATCTGGACGGGCGTCTCTTCAGCTTACCCCCTCCGGGGAGCGACGAGCTCTGGCGCGCCCGGGCTAAAGGTTAA
- a CDS encoding THUMP domain-containing protein produces MATFLITVEYGKEEGAAAEVLDCILPLDPGASVSSCGFGGVLLLEASLDPDRVAESIGGSLCRLVRSIVPVDQLVRSDLSEIEKAVASRAEGGSKIAVRCRRRGSSLPSPREVESIVGRRLKGLGCFVDLKNPDQIVRIEIIGEVTAVSVRPPNRSVFKMGVQQVQNA; encoded by the coding sequence ATGGCAACCTTTCTGATCACGGTGGAGTACGGCAAGGAGGAAGGCGCCGCAGCGGAAGTCCTTGACTGCATACTGCCTCTGGACCCTGGCGCATCGGTCAGTAGCTGCGGGTTCGGCGGAGTCCTATTACTTGAGGCCTCGCTCGACCCGGACCGCGTAGCCGAGTCGATAGGGGGCTCTCTCTGCCGCCTAGTTAGGAGTATCGTCCCCGTCGATCAGCTTGTGAGGTCGGACCTCTCCGAAATAGAGAAGGCCGTTGCATCTCGGGCAGAGGGCGGCTCGAAAATCGCGGTGAGGTGCAGGAGGAGGGGATCCTCCCTCCCATCCCCGAGGGAAGTGGAAAGCATCGTCGGTCGTAGGCTGAAGGGGCTAGGTTGTTTCGTGGATCTCAAGAATCCTGATCAGATCGTCCGGATAGAGATAATAGGGGAGGTAACAGCTGTATCCGTCAGACCGCCCAACAGGTCTGTCTTCAAAATGGGGGTCCAGCAGGTGCAGAACGCATGA
- a CDS encoding magnesium transporter CorA family protein yields MGGFPVRRLQCGGVVWIDLEKPKREEVTELGKLFPFHPLNLDDCLSRTQLTKLERHEDHIFLVVRFPVKCGDLSCSPSQISFFLGKDYLVTIHDGSIAAIKEVFNSCDTLVKQNQKVTWDGVGSLFYTIVSKIVDSLFPVMENLMDRIEDLEDKIFSEQHDALFEVANLRRSVSDLRRIISPFRKVVADISIAVSEVTRDDLKVYFDDVKDRVERIWELSETCKELVEIFKDTDFTIYQRHMNRALVILTVIFTITIPATIVGTFYGMNIPMPGSAVEMTEGLPTFLGPWTTFIFVLLISFLPAALMLAYFKKIGWM; encoded by the coding sequence ATGGGGGGTTTTCCTGTGCGGAGGCTCCAGTGCGGTGGGGTAGTCTGGATTGACCTTGAAAAGCCGAAGCGAGAGGAGGTCACCGAGCTTGGCAAACTCTTCCCTTTCCACCCGCTCAACCTTGATGACTGCTTGTCTAGGACGCAATTGACAAAGCTGGAGCGCCACGAAGACCACATCTTCCTCGTCGTCCGGTTCCCAGTGAAGTGCGGGGATCTGAGCTGTTCCCCATCGCAGATCTCGTTTTTCCTGGGCAAGGACTACCTTGTCACGATCCATGACGGGAGCATCGCGGCGATAAAAGAGGTCTTCAACTCCTGCGATACCCTGGTAAAGCAGAACCAGAAGGTAACTTGGGACGGGGTCGGCTCCCTTTTCTACACGATTGTAAGCAAGATAGTGGATTCCCTCTTCCCCGTCATGGAGAATCTGATGGACCGGATCGAGGATCTCGAGGACAAGATTTTCAGCGAGCAGCACGACGCACTGTTTGAGGTCGCGAATCTGAGGAGGAGCGTCTCTGACCTGAGGAGGATAATCTCCCCGTTCAGGAAGGTTGTCGCAGACATCTCGATAGCAGTCAGCGAGGTCACAAGGGACGACCTCAAAGTTTACTTTGATGACGTGAAGGACAGGGTAGAGCGGATATGGGAGCTCTCCGAAACTTGCAAGGAGCTCGTCGAGATCTTCAAAGACACTGATTTCACGATCTACCAGAGGCACATGAACCGCGCCCTCGTCATCCTTACCGTGATATTCACGATCACCATCCCGGCTACAATAGTGGGCACCTTCTACGGCATGAACATACCGATGCCTGGTTCTGCCGTGGAAATGACGGAAGGTCTGCCTACTTTCCTCGGACCTTGGACGACCTTCATATTCGTTCTTCTGATCTCATTCCTGCCTGCTGCATTGATGCTGGCATACTTCAAGAAGATCGGCTGGATGTGA
- a CDS encoding DUF362 domain-containing protein: MSEVYFCDFSESGNVLESIDRLLDSCTKAHGHGEGLDFEGKRVSVKVHFGELGNYTHMRPAFVRRVVDYVKGKGGLPFATETTALYPEGARVTVEESLRTAAYNGFTEGGLGCPIVIADGPDGYSGVVTGGGRFIDFVKVAKAIAESDALVVLSHVKGHVLSGIGGAIKNLAMGCTTKDCKRGQHRAHGLVFREEKCTGCGSCYKVCRFSALEMVDGKPVWDWDRCFYCSTCRFSCEYGAIGILEDGKERFQIGMAEAAAGVMRVMEGKGAVFLNFMYDVTQLCDCAAPAGRLVVQNVGILASRDPVAVDAASVELIDSAESFPSLGVSPPDLLGKINRTDSWIHIREAERLGMGSCRYRLVKV, encoded by the coding sequence ATGTCAGAGGTATATTTCTGTGACTTCTCTGAGAGCGGCAACGTTCTTGAAAGCATAGACAGGCTGCTTGATAGTTGCACAAAGGCTCATGGACACGGAGAGGGTCTTGACTTTGAAGGCAAAAGGGTTTCGGTCAAGGTCCACTTCGGGGAGCTGGGGAACTACACCCACATGAGGCCTGCTTTTGTTAGGCGTGTTGTCGATTATGTGAAAGGCAAGGGAGGCCTACCATTTGCAACAGAGACTACGGCGCTCTACCCTGAAGGGGCCAGGGTTACGGTTGAGGAGAGTCTTAGAACTGCGGCATATAATGGCTTCACGGAAGGAGGGCTCGGGTGCCCGATAGTGATAGCTGACGGCCCTGACGGCTACAGCGGCGTAGTGACGGGCGGAGGGAGGTTCATCGATTTTGTCAAGGTAGCCAAGGCAATCGCCGAATCTGACGCCCTCGTCGTCTTGAGCCACGTCAAAGGCCATGTCCTGTCGGGGATAGGGGGGGCGATCAAGAACCTGGCGATGGGGTGCACTACGAAGGATTGCAAAAGGGGGCAGCACAGAGCTCATGGGCTCGTCTTTCGCGAAGAGAAGTGCACGGGTTGCGGTTCATGTTATAAAGTCTGCAGATTCTCTGCGTTGGAGATGGTTGATGGCAAGCCGGTCTGGGATTGGGATAGGTGCTTCTATTGCTCCACCTGCAGGTTCAGCTGCGAGTACGGGGCGATCGGGATTCTGGAGGACGGTAAGGAGAGGTTCCAAATAGGGATGGCGGAGGCAGCTGCTGGGGTGATGAGGGTGATGGAAGGGAAGGGAGCGGTTTTTCTCAATTTCATGTATGATGTCACACAGCTGTGTGACTGCGCAGCCCCGGCGGGCAGGCTCGTGGTACAGAACGTCGGTATACTAGCCTCAAGGGATCCCGTAGCCGTAGACGCCGCATCAGTTGAGCTGATAGACTCTGCTGAGTCGTTCCCCTCCCTGGGGGTCTCTCCGCCGGACCTCTTGGGAAAGATAAATAGGACGGATAGCTGGATACACATCAGGGAAGCCGAGCGCCTGGGCATGGGATCTTGCAGGTACAGGCTGGTGAAGGTCTAA
- a CDS encoding 2-oxoacid:acceptor oxidoreductase family protein produces MLLEIRLHGRGGQGIVTAAEMIAEAAIIEGFYAQSIPLFGAERRGAPVSASTRISESPIRRHSQVKEPHIVAVCDPLLLYMKEVFNGVTEGTLLVVNHKQEPQLEGFRVAIIDATGIAVENGLVSAGWAILSTVIFGAVSKVTGLIKKGTVLGVINSRWKGEVAERNLRAAESGYDGVKTW; encoded by the coding sequence TTGCTCCTTGAGATAAGACTCCACGGGAGGGGCGGCCAAGGGATAGTGACCGCCGCCGAGATGATTGCCGAGGCAGCCATCATCGAGGGGTTTTACGCCCAGTCCATACCGCTCTTTGGCGCGGAAAGGAGGGGCGCCCCCGTGAGCGCCTCCACAAGGATCTCCGAGTCCCCAATAAGGCGCCACTCGCAAGTCAAAGAACCCCATATCGTTGCGGTCTGCGATCCGCTCCTCCTTTACATGAAGGAGGTCTTCAACGGTGTTACCGAAGGGACACTGCTGGTGGTAAACCATAAGCAGGAACCGCAGCTGGAGGGTTTCAGGGTCGCCATTATAGACGCCACAGGGATTGCGGTTGAGAATGGCCTGGTGAGCGCAGGCTGGGCGATCCTGAGCACTGTGATCTTTGGCGCGGTATCCAAGGTGACCGGCCTGATAAAGAAGGGAACAGTACTAGGGGTGATCAACTCCAGGTGGAAAGGGGAGGTTGCGGAGAGGAACCTTAGGGCAGCGGAGTCGGGGTATGATGGGGTGAAAACATGGTAG